The following proteins come from a genomic window of Gadus morhua chromosome 11, gadMor3.0, whole genome shotgun sequence:
- the apoeb gene encoding apolipoprotein Eb produces the protein MKAVALILALAFVAGCNARAVLPLPTQTNWEGSVDQFWQYIADLNTKADGVVENIKASQISRELDTLITDTMAELAVYREDITTKLGPYADDTKGQLTQDMQLLTDRLQKDMMDAKERSGQYLEEVKALVELNAEEANTRLGTYTRKLKKRLSKDTEEIRNTVTTYLGEVHSRTTQNLDMVRGHVQPYVSQAHGSASEKLGSITALLKTQADGLSQQLETQAEGLKTQLESTAEELRTTMEEKMDQLGDILAPFVAKVREQIQTITDTVQENAGQ, from the exons ATGCCCGCGCCGTGCTCCCCCTGCCCACCCAGACCAACTGGGAAGGCTCGGTGGATCAGTTCTGGCAGTACATTGCCGATCTCAACACCAAAGCCGATGGCGTGGTGGAGAACATCAAGGCCTCCCAGATCAGCAGGGAACTAGA caccctgaTCACCGACACCATGGCCGAGCTGGCCGTGTACCGGGAGGACATCACCACCAAGCTGGGCCCCTACGCCGATGACACCAAGGGCCAGCTGACCCAGGACATGCAGCTGCTGACCGACCGCCTGCAGAAGGACATGATGGACGCCAAGGAGAGGAGCGGCCAGtacctggaggaggtgaaggctcTGGTGGAGCTCAACGCGGAGGAGGCAAACACCCGCCTGGGCACCTACACCCGCAAGCTGAAGAAGCGCCTGAGCAAGGACACAGAGGAGATCCGCAA CACCGTTACCACCTACCTGGGCGAGGTCCACTCCCGCACCACCCAGAACCTGGACATGGTGAGGGGGCACGTGCAGCCCTACGTCAGCCAGGCCCACGGCAGCGCCAGCGAGAAGCTGGGCAGCATCACGGCCCTGCTGAAGACCCAGGCCGACGGTCTGAGCCAGCAGCTGGAGACCCAGGCCGAGGGCCTGAAGACCCAGCTGGAGTCCACCGCTGAGGAGCTGCGCACCACCATGGAGGAAAAGATGGACCAGCTGGGAGACATCCTCGCCCCCTTCGTCGCCAAGGTCCGCGAGCAGATCCAGACCATCACAGACACCGTCCAGGAGAACGCCGGCCAATAG
- the apoc1 gene encoding apolipoprotein C-I, with protein MSNPLKSQTEGMQTHPHCFPSPTLFFCIWNRFLKMKLYLAVAVLLLALATQSEAQAPEEPTPAGPDSIGDKFSQFGDTVAVLGQDIATKTQDAFQRAQDSEFVVKTKTWFSDQLEKMKAKLSEIGQ; from the exons ATGAGCAACCCTTTAAAAAGCCAAACCGAaggcatgcaaacacacccacattgTTTTCCTTCCCCTACATTGTTTTTTTGCATCTGGAACAG ATTTCTCAAAATGAAGCTTTACCTCGCAGTTGCCGTCCTGTTGCTGGCTCTCGCAACGCAATCAG AGGCCCAGGCTCCGGAGGAACCGACCCCTGCGGGTCCTGATAGCATTGGGGACAAGTTCAGCCAGTTCGGGGACACAGTGGCCGTGCTCGGCCAAGACATTGCCACGAAGACCCAGGACGCCTTCCAGAGAGCTCAAGACAGCGAGTTTGTCGTCAAAACTAA GACCTGGTTCAGCGATCAGTTGGAGAAGATGAAGGCAAAGTTAAGCGAGATTGGACAATAA